One stretch of Amycolatopsis sp. NBC_00345 DNA includes these proteins:
- a CDS encoding TrmH family RNA methyltransferase encodes MTGSSQRPGAEPFTERTPRVVAARKLTRRAERDKTGRFLAEGANAVEAALEYGTVHELFVTDRAATAHPALLNAAGAAGVRVSPITDRAADGLSETVTPQGLVAVCSLVDRPLETVLPGARLVVVLVDVAEPGNAGTVVRVADAAGADAVILAGDTVDPHNGKSVRAAAGSTFHVPIARARDVAFVLETLKTAGLRTLAAHGYAETSLETVAFDAPTAWIFGNEAHGLPADVLATADTAVKIPLYGKAESLNLATAAAICVYTAAMATHH; translated from the coding sequence CTGACCGGCAGTTCTCAACGACCCGGGGCGGAGCCGTTCACCGAACGGACCCCCCGGGTCGTTGCTGCGCGCAAGCTGACGCGGCGCGCGGAACGGGACAAGACCGGCCGTTTCCTGGCCGAGGGAGCCAACGCGGTCGAGGCCGCGCTGGAGTACGGCACGGTGCACGAGCTGTTCGTCACCGACCGCGCCGCCACGGCGCACCCCGCGCTGCTGAACGCGGCCGGCGCCGCGGGCGTCCGCGTCTCGCCGATCACGGATCGAGCGGCCGACGGCCTGTCGGAAACCGTGACGCCGCAAGGCCTGGTGGCCGTCTGCTCCCTGGTCGACCGTCCACTGGAGACAGTCCTGCCCGGCGCCCGGCTCGTGGTCGTCCTGGTGGACGTCGCGGAGCCCGGCAACGCGGGCACGGTGGTCCGCGTGGCCGACGCCGCGGGCGCCGACGCCGTCATCCTGGCGGGCGACACGGTCGACCCGCACAACGGCAAGAGCGTCCGCGCCGCCGCCGGCAGCACGTTCCACGTCCCGATCGCCCGCGCCCGCGACGTGGCTTTCGTCCTGGAGACCCTGAAGACCGCAGGCCTGCGCACCCTGGCCGCCCACGGCTACGCGGAAACCTCCCTGGAGACGGTCGCCTTCGACGCCCCCACGGCGTGGATCTTCGGCAACGAAGCCCACGGCCTCCCCGCCGACGTCCTCGCTACCGCCGACACCGCGGTGAAGATCCCCTTGTACGGCAAGGCGGAAAGCCTCAACCTGGCCACGGCGGCCGCCATCTGCGTGTACACCGCCGCGATGGCTACTCACCACTGA
- the rplT gene encoding 50S ribosomal protein L20, with product MARVKRAVNAQKKRRATLELASGYRGQRSRLYRKAKEQTLHSLNYAYRDRRARKGDFRQLWITRINAAARANGVTYNRFIQGLKAAGVEVDRKILADLAVNDATAFTALAELAKANVNTGEAKSA from the coding sequence GTGGCACGCGTCAAGCGGGCGGTCAACGCCCAGAAGAAGCGTCGCGCAACTCTCGAACTGGCCAGCGGCTACCGCGGCCAGCGTTCGCGGCTGTACCGCAAGGCCAAGGAGCAGACGCTTCACTCGCTCAACTACGCCTACCGCGACCGCCGTGCGCGCAAGGGTGACTTCCGCCAGCTGTGGATCACCCGGATCAACGCGGCCGCTCGTGCCAACGGCGTGACCTACAACCGGTTCATCCAGGGCCTCAAGGCCGCGGGTGTCGAGGTCGACCGCAAGATCCTCGCGGACCTCGCGGTCAACGACGCCACCGCCTTCACGGCGCTCGCCGAGCTCGCCAAGGCGAACGTCAACACCGGCGAAGCGAAGTCGGCCTGA
- the infC gene encoding translation initiation factor IF-3 yields MGTRSKTRSNHSDQGGPISSETRINERIRVPEVRLVGPNGEQVGIVRIEDALRLAQENDLDLVEVAPQARPPVCKLMDFGKFKYESAQKARESRRNQQLTVIKEQKLRPKIDQHDYETKKGHVSRFLAAGNKVKVTIMFRGREQSRPELGFRLLQKLADDVTELGFVESTPKQDGRNMIMVLAPHKNVKPKVVKAEAEAPEA; encoded by the coding sequence GTGGGCACCAGGTCGAAAACGAGAAGTAATCACTCGGACCAAGGAGGCCCCATCAGCTCCGAGACACGCATCAACGAACGTATCCGGGTGCCGGAGGTCCGACTCGTCGGGCCCAACGGCGAACAGGTCGGCATCGTCCGGATCGAGGATGCGCTGCGGCTGGCACAGGAGAACGATCTCGACCTGGTCGAGGTCGCTCCGCAGGCACGTCCGCCGGTATGCAAGCTCATGGACTTCGGCAAGTTCAAGTACGAGAGCGCGCAGAAGGCCCGCGAGTCCCGCCGCAACCAGCAGCTGACCGTCATCAAGGAACAGAAGCTGCGGCCGAAGATCGACCAGCACGACTACGAGACCAAGAAGGGTCACGTGTCGCGGTTCCTGGCGGCCGGCAACAAGGTCAAGGTCACGATCATGTTCCGTGGGCGTGAGCAGTCCCGGCCGGAGCTCGGTTTCCGGCTGCTGCAGAAGCTCGCCGACGACGTGACCGAGCTGGGCTTCGTGGAGTCGACGCCCAAGCAGGACGGTCGAAACATGATCATGGTGCTGGCCCCGCACAAGAACGTGAAGCCGAAGGTCGTCAAGGCCGAGGCCGAGGCTCCCGAGGCGTAA
- the rpmI gene encoding 50S ribosomal protein L35, translated as MPKMKTHKGTSKRIRVTGTGKLRRQKAGRRHLMEKKSNRLTRRLEGTTELSKTEAGRVKRLLGI; from the coding sequence ATGCCGAAGATGAAGACGCACAAAGGCACGTCCAAGCGGATCCGCGTGACGGGCACGGGCAAGCTGCGCCGCCAGAAGGCCGGCCGCCGCCACCTGATGGAGAAGAAGTCCAACCGCCTCACCCGCCGTCTCGAGGGCACCACGGAGCTCTCCAAGACCGAGGCCGGCCGGGTCAAGCGCCTGCTCGGGATCTGA
- the pheS gene encoding phenylalanine--tRNA ligase subunit alpha — MSGATDKPVEVLAPETLRAAIKAAEAAFAAAADLDALAAVKPAHLGDNAPLMLARREIGGLPKQEKAEAGKRVNEARQAVQAAFDARRAVLQAERDEHVLREEAVDVTLPWDQVPRGARHPIATLSDRVADAFVAMGYEVAEGPELEAEWFNFDALNFGKDHPARQLQDTFYVGEEDSGLVLRTHTSPVQARSLLHRELPVYVVCPGRTYRTDELDSTHTPVFTQVEGLAVDKGITMAHLKGTLDAFARAMFGENSKTRLRPHFFPFTEPSAEVDVWFEEKKGGPGWVEWGGCGMVNPNVLRACGVDPEVYSGFAFGMGIERTLQFRNGIPDMRDMVEGDVRFTLPFGTEA; from the coding sequence ATGTCCGGAGCCACAGACAAGCCGGTCGAAGTGCTCGCACCGGAAACCCTGCGCGCGGCGATCAAGGCGGCCGAAGCGGCCTTCGCGGCGGCGGCCGACCTGGACGCGCTCGCCGCCGTCAAGCCGGCCCACCTCGGTGACAATGCGCCGTTGATGCTCGCGCGCCGGGAGATCGGCGGCCTGCCTAAGCAGGAGAAGGCCGAGGCGGGCAAGCGGGTCAACGAGGCGCGCCAGGCGGTCCAGGCCGCCTTCGACGCGCGCCGCGCGGTGCTGCAGGCCGAGCGGGACGAGCATGTGCTGCGCGAGGAGGCCGTCGACGTCACGCTGCCGTGGGATCAGGTCCCGCGCGGTGCCCGGCACCCGATCGCGACCCTCTCCGACCGAGTCGCCGACGCCTTCGTCGCCATGGGCTACGAGGTCGCCGAGGGCCCCGAGCTCGAGGCCGAGTGGTTCAACTTCGACGCGCTGAACTTCGGCAAGGACCACCCCGCGCGCCAGCTGCAGGACACCTTCTACGTCGGCGAAGAGGACTCCGGCCTGGTACTGCGCACGCACACCTCGCCGGTGCAGGCCCGCAGCCTGCTGCACCGCGAGCTGCCGGTGTACGTCGTGTGCCCCGGCCGCACCTACCGCACCGACGAGCTGGACTCCACGCACACCCCGGTGTTCACCCAGGTCGAGGGCCTCGCGGTGGACAAGGGCATCACCATGGCGCACCTCAAGGGCACGCTCGACGCGTTCGCGCGCGCCATGTTCGGCGAGAACTCCAAGACCCGCCTGCGCCCGCACTTCTTCCCCTTCACCGAGCCGTCGGCCGAGGTCGACGTGTGGTTCGAGGAGAAGAAGGGCGGCCCCGGCTGGGTCGAGTGGGGCGGCTGCGGCATGGTCAACCCGAACGTGCTGCGCGCCTGCGGCGTCGACCCCGAGGTGTACTCGGGCTTCGCGTTCGGCATGGGCATCGAGCGGACCCTGCAGTTCCGCAACGGCATCCCGGACATGCGCGACATGGTCGAGGGCGACGTCCGTTTCACCCTTCCCTTCGGAACGGAGGCGTAG